ACCGGCACCGCAAGGGGTGTTTCCGCCCTACAGATGGACATCAAGATCGACGGAGTTTCCCGCGAGATCATGAGTCAGGCGTTAGAGCAGGCCAAGGCTGGTCGATTGCATATTTTAGGTAAGATGCATGAGGCATTGGCCCAGCCACGGACTGAGATTTCAACCTATGCTCCTAAGGTTGTGATGATGACTATCAATCCGGACAAGATTCGCGATTTGATCGGTCCTGGTGGCAAGATCATCAAGGGCTTGACCGCCGAGTTTGATGTTAAGATTGATGTCAATGATAACGGTGAGGTCAAGATTTTTGCTCCGAACGGTGAAGTTGCGGCCTTGGTTGAGGCTCGGGTAAACAGCATCACTGCCGAGCCTGAGATCGGTCAGACCTACGAGGGTACAGTTGTTAAAGTGGTGGATTTTGGCGCCTTTGTCCAGATATTGCCCGGAGTTGACGGATTGGTTCATATCTCTGAACTTGCTAATCAGCGAGTAGAGAAGGTGACTGATGTGGTCAAGGAAGGGGAGATAATCAAGGTCAAGGTTCTGGAAATTGATCAGCGCGGTAAAATTCGGTTGAGTCGCAAGGCTCTGCTGGAAAGCTAAGAGTACTTTGTGGCGGGGAGGGTTGGTTTTTTACCTGCCCTCCTCCTGCCCGTTACCTGAATAATGTATCAAAAAACTGTACTTGACAGTGGGGTCATTCTGGTCTCTGAACGAATCCCGTCGCGTACGGTTTCTTTTGGCATCTGGATTGATGCCGGTACCCGAGATGAAGACGAACACGGTAGTGGGGCGGCTCATTTCCTCGAACATATGCTGTTCAAGGGAACTGGCCTACGGGATGCAAGTGCCATTGCCCGGGAGCTGGACCGCCTTGGAGGACTGTCGAATGCCTTTACCACCAAAGAAAACACCTGCCTCTACGGTACGGTCCTCGATTCACAACTCTCCTCTCTAGTCACCATACTTTCAGAACTTTTTTTTGATTCCCTCTTGCCCGATCACGAGATTGAGCGAGAGAGAATGGTCATTCTCCAGGAAATAGGGATGTCCTTGGATACCCCTGAAGATCTGATTCATGATCTGTTTGCTGGGGTGATGTGGGAGGGGCATTCCATGTCCCGTCCGGTCTTGGGGCGGTCGGAAGTGATTGCTGCCATGGACC
The Desulfobulbaceae bacterium genome window above contains:
- a CDS encoding S1 RNA-binding domain-containing protein; its protein translation is TGTARGVSALQMDIKIDGVSREIMSQALEQAKAGRLHILGKMHEALAQPRTEISTYAPKVVMMTINPDKIRDLIGPGGKIIKGLTAEFDVKIDVNDNGEVKIFAPNGEVAALVEARVNSITAEPEIGQTYEGTVVKVVDFGAFVQILPGVDGLVHISELANQRVEKVTDVVKEGEIIKVKVLEIDQRGKIRLSRKALLES